A window of Oceanimonas doudoroffii genomic DNA:
GCCTGACGGCAGCCGGAAGCTAGAAGAGAGCGAAAAAAGGTGAGGGGAGAGGAGTAAGGCGTCAAATCCGAGATTCCTCACTCCTTACCCCTTACCCCTTACCCCTCACAGCCCAGTCAGGGTCACCCAATGTCGTGCGCTGACGCAGTCTGCTTCTTTCATGGCGACGACTTGGGTATAGTAATTCCCAGATTTTTCAAACAGGTTTTGCTTGTTGCCATGTCACAGACACCGTTTCACTGGCCGGTGCGTATCTATTACGAAGATACCGATGCCGGCGGCATTGTATATAACGCCAACTATCTGAAATTCATGGAAAGGGCCCGCACCGAGTGGTTGCGCCACCTGGGTGTGGAGCAGGACAGCCTGCTCGAGCAGGATATTGCCTTTGTGGTGCGCCGGGTCGAAATGGATCTGCGTCGTCCGGCCCGGTTCAATGATGCATTAAAAGTCACCGTCACGGTGAAAATGCTCAAACGTGCCTCTATTGTGTTTGAGCAGGAAATTCTGGATGATGCGGGCCTTTCTCTGGTGAGGGGCGAGGTGGTCATCGCCTGTGTGAATATCGCTCAAATGAAACCTTTCGCCATACCTGAGCCGTTGATGGGAGTATTGTCGGGTGCACGCTGATATTTCGTTTATTGGTCTTTTTCTGCAGGCTAGCCTGCTGGTCAAACTGGTGATGCTGGCCCTGGTGGGCATGTCGGTGCTGTCCTGGGCGCTGATCATCAATCGCCGCAAGGTGCTGACTTCGGCCCGCGACGATGCCGAGCAGTTTGAAGACAAGTTCTGGTCTGGTGCCGATCTGGGACGCCTCTACCATGAGTCCAATGCCCGGCGCGACAGCCTGGCGGGCATGGAGCAGATCTTTCATGCCGGTTTTCGCGAGTTCGTGCGCCTGCAAAAGCAGGGCCGGCCTCAGGACACCATTCTCGAAGGCACCTACCGTACCATGCGGGTGGCGCTGTCCCGGGAAGTCGACCGGCTGGAAACCAACCTGTCGGTACTGGCGACCATCGGCTCCATCAGCCCCTATATCGGCCTGTTCGGTACCGTATGGGGCATCATGAACGCCTTTATCGCCCTGGCGGAAATCAAGCAGGCCACCCTGGCCATGGTGGCCCCGGGTATTGCCGAGGCGCTGATTGCCACCGCCATGGGTCTGTTTGCGGCCATTCCGGCGGTGATTGCCTTTAACCGTTTCAGCTATCAGGTGGAGCGGCTGGAAAACCACCTGGCCAACTTCATGGACGAGTTTTCCACCATTCTCAACCGGCAAGTGACCACGGGTAACCAGTAATGCAGAGCTATCAGCGCAAGCGACGCAAACGCGTGGCCGAGATCAACGTGGTGCCTTATATCGACGTCATGCTGGTGCTGCTGATCATCTTTATGGCCACGGCGCCGGTGATTACTCAGGGGGTCAAGGTGGATCTGCCTCAGGCCGAGGCCGAGCTGCTGCCGGATGACAGCGAGGCGCCGCTGGT
This region includes:
- the ybgC gene encoding tol-pal system-associated acyl-CoA thioesterase is translated as MSQTPFHWPVRIYYEDTDAGGIVYNANYLKFMERARTEWLRHLGVEQDSLLEQDIAFVVRRVEMDLRRPARFNDALKVTVTVKMLKRASIVFEQEILDDAGLSLVRGEVVIACVNIAQMKPFAIPEPLMGVLSGAR
- the tolQ gene encoding protein TolQ, with amino-acid sequence MHADISFIGLFLQASLLVKLVMLALVGMSVLSWALIINRRKVLTSARDDAEQFEDKFWSGADLGRLYHESNARRDSLAGMEQIFHAGFREFVRLQKQGRPQDTILEGTYRTMRVALSREVDRLETNLSVLATIGSISPYIGLFGTVWGIMNAFIALAEIKQATLAMVAPGIAEALIATAMGLFAAIPAVIAFNRFSYQVERLENHLANFMDEFSTILNRQVTTGNQ